A portion of the Oncorhynchus clarkii lewisi isolate Uvic-CL-2024 chromosome 27, UVic_Ocla_1.0, whole genome shotgun sequence genome contains these proteins:
- the LOC139386077 gene encoding gem-associated protein 7-like, with the protein MRPHVSVLRLPRGPDPNGRGFDPNSPRFIALCPTTISASTETGTDSVQMREEQRARSVLRESFLRTLIAMTNKQVQFHMYERVKVEAKFGASDIDVLNFQVSELHTPIGVQKEALLRCQDVISYSFDL; encoded by the coding sequence ATGAGACCACACGTTTCTGTGCTTCGTCTCCCGAGAGGACCTGATCCGAATGGCCGCGGATTCGACCCGAACTCACCCCGTTTCATTGCGCTGTGTCCAACTACTATTTCAGCTTCGACTGAAACAGGGACCGACTCAGTCCAAATGAGAGAAGAGCAGCGTGCACGGTCGGTTTTGAGAGAAAGCTTCCTGAGAACGCTCATAGCCATGACCAACAAGCAGGTGCAATTCCACATGTACGAGAGAGTCAAGGTTGAGGCCAAGTTTGGAGCTTCGGACATTGACGTGCTCAACTTCCAAGTTTCAGAACTGCATACCCCCATTGGGGTGCAGAAAGAAGCTCTGCTCAGATGTCAGGATGTAATTTCATATTCCTTTGATCTCTGA